A window of the Verrucomicrobiia bacterium genome harbors these coding sequences:
- a CDS encoding FixH family protein, with the protein MKTENVKRNPWPYAIIAWFVIFITAMTAWAVVATRNNMDLVRKDYYEEELRHQQQIDRVNRTAQLRQDITVTTDTTSLTFKLPTEHATGKPTGEVQLYRPSDASLDKKLTLAVNESGLQRIDASELKGGLWKLRVSWRLGEAEYYFDQSVVLVGKL; encoded by the coding sequence ATGAAAACAGAAAATGTGAAACGCAATCCTTGGCCCTACGCCATCATCGCATGGTTCGTGATCTTCATCACAGCGATGACAGCTTGGGCCGTGGTAGCCACGCGTAACAACATGGACCTGGTGCGGAAGGATTATTACGAGGAAGAGCTGCGCCATCAGCAGCAGATCGACCGCGTGAACCGCACCGCGCAGTTGCGTCAGGATATCACGGTGACCACCGATACGACGAGCCTGACTTTCAAGCTGCCGACGGAACATGCGACCGGCAAACCGACGGGTGAGGTGCAATTGTATCGCCCCTCCGATGCCAGCCTAGACAAGAAGCTGACGCTGGCGGTGAACGAGAGCGGGTTGCAACGCATCGATGCTTCCGAACTCAAAGGCGGGCTGTGGAAGCTGCGCGTGAGCTGGAGACTGGGCGAGGCGGAGTATTACTTCGATCAATCGGTGGTGCTGGTCGGCAAGCTGTAA
- a CDS encoding hybrid sensor histidine kinase/response regulator: MSTDFNDMSMFDLFRMEAESQTLTLTNQLLALEQDARSPAALESAMRAAHSLKGAGRIIGLDAVVAVAHNMEDCLVAAQNGKIVLEPAQIDDLLGGVDLLNQIANTKESEQSRWTKDSPEVTTFVDRMRQITSGKKETPKAEAPIAAPVETVKPVAAPVASVPPSPVTPTLQPAASPAVAKTVADKEPSSPSVDADRALRVTAANLNRLLGLAAQTRIDSRQLPSQIEACQRLRRSHDDIYRLLENMRLSSSQQMEIDSSNQLGNVLTQISRYREQVIEQLTELDALALRLGNHAERLYHETLSIRMRPFADGTQGYPRLVRDISRQLGKEVQFELRGGDTTVDREVLEKLEAPLTQLLRNALDHGMETPSERQSNGKSPSGIITLEARHHAGRLEVTVSDDGRGIDHDRLRATVAARGLSAGDTVKTLSEAELLEFLFLPGFSMKEHVTEISGRGVGLDVVRNTLRDLRGTIRIVTALGKGTRFILTLPLTLSIVRVLLVEVAGEKYAFPLANLQNILHVSAQDLQTLEGRTCFTLNGTQIGLLSARQVLELDNAGWPETLSVIVIGSGTDRYGLVMDKVLCETELVVQPLDPRLGKVQDIASGALTEEGEPVLIFDVEDLLRTVERLVGTGSIVAATKTTATAARSTKRRILVVDDSLTVRELERKLLLSRGYHVEVAVDGMDGWNAVRSGHFDLVLTDVDMPRMNGIELVTLIKRDNRLRDMPVMIVSYKDREEDRRAGLEAGADYYLTKGSFHDDTLLQAVSDLIGEANA, translated from the coding sequence ATGAGCACTGACTTCAATGACATGTCGATGTTCGACCTCTTCCGCATGGAAGCGGAGAGCCAGACATTGACGCTGACGAACCAGTTGCTCGCGCTGGAGCAGGACGCGCGTTCGCCAGCCGCCTTGGAATCCGCCATGCGCGCCGCGCATTCTTTGAAAGGGGCAGGGCGCATCATCGGTCTGGATGCCGTGGTCGCCGTCGCACACAACATGGAAGACTGCCTCGTCGCGGCGCAGAATGGCAAGATAGTGCTCGAACCGGCGCAGATCGATGACTTGCTCGGCGGTGTGGATCTGCTCAACCAGATTGCCAATACGAAGGAAAGTGAGCAATCGCGATGGACGAAAGATTCTCCCGAAGTGACGACGTTCGTGGATCGCATGAGGCAGATCACGAGCGGCAAGAAAGAAACGCCCAAAGCGGAAGCTCCGATCGCAGCTCCTGTCGAGACGGTTAAGCCTGTCGCCGCTCCAGTTGCCTCTGTTCCGCCTTCTCCTGTAACGCCGACACTACAACCTGCCGCCAGTCCGGCAGTGGCGAAGACCGTTGCAGATAAAGAACCTTCTTCGCCCAGCGTGGATGCCGATCGCGCCTTGCGGGTCACGGCGGCAAACCTGAACCGCCTGCTCGGTCTCGCTGCGCAAACACGTATCGATTCCCGTCAATTACCCTCGCAGATCGAGGCCTGCCAGCGCCTGCGTCGCTCGCACGATGACATCTACCGACTGTTGGAGAACATGCGTCTGTCTTCCAGCCAGCAGATGGAGATCGATTCCTCCAATCAGCTTGGCAATGTGCTCACGCAGATCTCGCGCTATCGCGAGCAAGTCATCGAACAACTGACTGAGCTGGATGCCTTAGCACTGCGTCTGGGCAATCATGCGGAACGTCTCTATCACGAAACACTTTCCATCCGCATGCGCCCGTTTGCCGATGGCACGCAAGGCTACCCGCGTCTCGTGCGCGACATCTCGCGTCAGTTGGGCAAGGAAGTGCAGTTCGAACTGCGTGGTGGCGATACCACTGTGGATCGCGAAGTGCTGGAAAAGCTGGAAGCACCGCTCACTCAGCTTCTCCGCAACGCCCTCGATCACGGCATGGAGACACCTTCCGAACGACAATCCAATGGCAAGTCTCCATCCGGCATCATCACTCTCGAAGCCCGTCATCACGCGGGCCGCTTGGAAGTGACCGTTTCCGATGATGGTCGTGGCATCGATCACGATCGCCTGCGGGCGACCGTTGCCGCTCGCGGCCTTTCCGCTGGCGATACCGTAAAAACATTGTCCGAAGCCGAGTTGCTCGAGTTCCTTTTCCTCCCCGGCTTCTCGATGAAGGAACACGTGACGGAGATTTCCGGTCGCGGTGTCGGTTTGGACGTCGTGCGGAACACCTTGCGCGATCTGCGCGGCACCATCCGCATCGTCACCGCGCTGGGCAAGGGCACACGCTTCATCCTCACGCTACCGCTCACACTTTCCATTGTGCGCGTGCTGTTGGTGGAAGTGGCGGGAGAGAAATACGCCTTCCCGCTTGCGAACTTGCAGAACATCTTGCACGTCTCGGCGCAAGACTTGCAAACGCTCGAAGGCCGCACTTGCTTCACGCTGAACGGCACACAGATCGGCCTGCTGTCCGCCCGCCAAGTGCTTGAATTAGATAACGCCGGTTGGCCGGAAACCCTTTCCGTGATCGTCATCGGTTCAGGAACGGACCGCTACGGCCTCGTGATGGACAAAGTGCTTTGCGAAACCGAACTCGTCGTGCAACCGCTTGATCCGCGCTTGGGCAAGGTGCAGGACATCGCCTCGGGCGCATTGACTGAAGAAGGTGAACCAGTGCTCATCTTCGATGTGGAAGATCTGCTCCGCACCGTAGAACGTCTCGTCGGCACCGGCAGCATCGTCGCCGCGACGAAGACGACTGCGACCGCTGCTCGCAGCACCAAGCGGCGTATCCTCGTGGTGGATGATTCTCTCACCGTGCGCGAACTCGAGCGCAAGCTCCTGCTTAGTCGAGGTTATCACGTTGAGGTGGCTGTCGATGGCATGGATGGTTGGAATGCCGTGCGCTCCGGTCATTTCGATCTCGTGCTGACGGATGTGGACATGCCGCGCATGAACGGCATCGAGCTCGTCACGCTCATCAAACGCGACAATCGCTTGCGCGATATGCCAGTGATGATCGTCTCCTATAAAGACCGCGAGGAAGACCGTCGCGCGGGCTTGGAGGCAGGCGCGGATTATTATCTGACGAAAGGCAGCTTCCACGATGACACCTTACTGCAAGCTGTGAGCGACTTGATCGGGGAGGCGAACGCATGA
- a CDS encoding sulfite exporter TauE/SafE family protein encodes MELWTAFMLGLVGSLHCAGMCGPLALALPVAGKTRGDFVLGRLLYNLGRILTYTLLGAVFGLLGQSFALAGFQKWVSLVAGVAILLGLVASLRVGLGLPITKSVVWLKSSVGRLLQQRTFGSLFLLGSLNGLLPCGLVYVAATAAAATGSLQSGVLSMALFGLGTLPVMLGMGLAGRKLQGMLNLKLQRLVPISLAVLGVLLILRGMELGIPYVSPVLTAGGCPHCH; translated from the coding sequence ATGGAACTTTGGACCGCATTCATGCTCGGACTCGTCGGCAGCCTGCATTGTGCCGGCATGTGCGGTCCCTTGGCGCTGGCATTGCCAGTGGCGGGCAAGACGCGGGGTGATTTCGTGCTGGGCCGCTTGTTGTATAATCTCGGGCGCATCCTGACTTACACGTTGCTGGGCGCGGTATTTGGGCTGTTGGGCCAAAGCTTTGCCTTGGCGGGTTTTCAGAAATGGGTGTCGCTGGTGGCAGGCGTGGCCATTCTGCTGGGCTTGGTGGCTTCGCTGCGGGTGGGCTTGGGTCTGCCGATCACGAAGAGTGTGGTGTGGTTGAAGTCCAGCGTCGGGCGGCTGTTGCAACAGCGCACGTTTGGTTCGCTCTTTCTGCTGGGTTCCTTGAACGGGCTGCTACCGTGCGGCTTGGTGTACGTGGCGGCCACTGCGGCGGCGGCAACGGGCAGTCTGCAATCGGGTGTGCTCTCCATGGCGCTGTTTGGACTGGGAACATTGCCGGTGATGCTGGGCATGGGATTGGCGGGACGAAAACTGCAAGGCATGCTGAATCTCAAACTGCAGAGGCTGGTGCCTATCAGCCTTGCGGTGCTCGGCGTCTTGCTCATCCTGCGGGGAATGGAGCTGGGGATTCCCTATGTGAGCCCCGTTCTTACGGCGGGCGGCTGCCCTCATTGCCACTGA
- a CDS encoding chemotaxis protein CheW: MSRNISDTTPVAGEKLNSCWKNIGVWGDRSCPELQKVGHCYNCGVFTQAARQLQDRPVPPDYLEEWTKHLAQPAVDKKQATVSWLAFRVGAERLALPLANVVEVTEERPIHHLPHRRNPVLRGLINVRGELIVCVSLGALLGVEPAKEEAKLRRRVLVLQGRHGRYCMVADEVTGTLAVAANELQPLPATLSRAQAHHTESMLNRDGVWIGCLSAGRLFAALDDVIK, encoded by the coding sequence GTGAGCCGAAATATTTCTGACACAACACCGGTTGCCGGTGAGAAACTCAACAGTTGCTGGAAGAATATCGGCGTCTGGGGCGATCGCAGTTGCCCGGAATTGCAGAAGGTTGGTCATTGCTACAACTGCGGCGTGTTCACGCAGGCCGCCCGACAGTTGCAGGACCGTCCCGTGCCTCCGGATTATCTGGAAGAATGGACGAAGCATCTCGCCCAACCCGCCGTAGATAAAAAACAAGCCACGGTTTCATGGCTCGCCTTCCGCGTCGGTGCTGAACGATTGGCTTTACCGCTGGCTAACGTGGTCGAAGTCACGGAAGAACGCCCCATTCATCATCTGCCACATCGTCGCAATCCCGTGTTGCGCGGCCTGATCAATGTGCGCGGTGAATTGATCGTCTGTGTTTCTCTCGGTGCGTTGCTCGGTGTTGAGCCTGCGAAAGAAGAAGCCAAGTTGCGTCGTCGTGTGCTCGTGCTCCAAGGCCGTCACGGCCGCTATTGCATGGTCGCTGATGAAGTGACCGGCACGCTCGCTGTGGCCGCGAATGAATTGCAGCCTTTGCCCGCCACCTTGAGCCGTGCCCAGGCGCATCATACGGAATCCATGTTGAACCGCGATGGTGTTTGGATTGGTTGCCTGTCTGCGGGCCGTTTGTTTGCCGCTTTAGATGATGTCATCAAATAA
- a CDS encoding chemotaxis response regulator protein-glutamate methylesterase: protein MRIAIVNDMLLAVEALRRVLTASGRHTVAWVAVNGAEAVEKCRNDRPDLILMDLMMPVMGGVEATRLIMQNSPCAILLVTASVDSHVSQVFQGLGVGALDAVNTPALFDAGKSMESQALLYKVDMLAKQLLARGYQPPVSTLPMAPPAPKPVAGIVVIGASAGGPAALATVLGQLPSDLPAGVVIVQHVDEQFTSSMASWLSTQSRLPVRLAQEGESPVPGVALLAGKSQHLVFSSGQNLLYTEHPATAIYRPSIDVFFNSVCDHWSRRVVGVVLTGMGSDGAKGLKRLRETGAHTIAQDQATSAVYGMPKAAAALGAAVDILPLDGIAPAIERQVRRWAANPNF from the coding sequence ATGAGGATCGCCATCGTCAATGACATGCTGCTGGCTGTCGAAGCGCTTCGCCGCGTATTGACCGCTTCAGGACGTCATACCGTGGCGTGGGTGGCAGTGAACGGCGCGGAAGCAGTGGAAAAGTGTCGCAATGACCGCCCCGACCTCATCCTCATGGACCTCATGATGCCGGTGATGGGTGGTGTGGAAGCCACGCGGCTCATCATGCAGAACAGTCCCTGTGCGATTCTGCTCGTGACTGCTTCGGTAGACAGTCATGTGTCCCAAGTTTTCCAAGGTCTTGGTGTAGGAGCATTGGATGCCGTGAACACTCCTGCGTTGTTCGATGCCGGGAAGAGCATGGAGTCCCAAGCGTTGCTCTACAAAGTGGACATGCTTGCCAAGCAGTTGCTGGCGCGCGGGTATCAACCGCCGGTTTCGACACTTCCGATGGCGCCGCCAGCCCCTAAGCCTGTGGCGGGAATTGTGGTTATTGGCGCTTCCGCTGGTGGTCCTGCTGCGCTTGCCACAGTCTTAGGGCAGCTTCCGTCAGATCTGCCTGCCGGAGTCGTCATCGTGCAACATGTGGATGAGCAATTTACGTCCAGCATGGCCAGTTGGCTTTCCACCCAGTCCCGTTTGCCGGTTCGGCTGGCGCAGGAAGGGGAAAGTCCCGTTCCGGGCGTGGCTCTTTTGGCTGGAAAGTCACAGCATCTGGTGTTTAGCTCTGGACAAAATCTGTTGTATACTGAACATCCAGCCACGGCTATTTACCGGCCTTCGATCGATGTGTTTTTCAACAGCGTCTGCGATCACTGGTCGCGCCGCGTCGTCGGAGTAGTTTTGACGGGGATGGGTAGTGATGGTGCCAAAGGGCTGAAGCGTTTGCGCGAAACCGGTGCGCATACCATCGCTCAAGATCAGGCGACTTCGGCTGTTTACGGGATGCCGAAAGCCGCTGCTGCCTTGGGTGCCGCTGTGGATATCTTGCCGTTAGATGGGATCGCACCGGCGATCGAACGGCAGGTGCGCCGGTGGGCGGCCAATCCGAATTTTTAA
- a CDS encoding methyl-accepting chemotaxis protein, with translation MANQIATGDISVAINTTAREDEIGELTNAFARMSVNLRQAAETTREIAAGNLTVSVRALSEKDVVGNALADMTKNLGGLIGQVQRSGIQVNTSVAEIAATAKQQQATATEIAGTTAEIGATSRQISATSQELVKTMNEVAGVAVETTQLAGAGRQSLNRMEVTMGQLVEAAGTINSRLAVLNEKAGNINQVVTTINKVADQTNLLSLNAAIEAEKAGEYGRGFAVVATEIRRLADQTAVATYDIEQMVKEMQTAVSAGVMSMDKFSEEVRRGVDEVGKVGKQLAQIIEQVQALAPRFDSVNDGMQTQSTGAQQISEALTQLSDAVQQTAESLRQSNAAIEQLNDAASGLRTSVTRFKVLS, from the coding sequence GTGGCCAACCAGATCGCCACTGGCGACATCAGCGTCGCCATCAACACTACGGCACGCGAGGACGAGATCGGTGAGCTTACCAATGCCTTTGCGCGGATGTCTGTGAATCTGCGCCAAGCTGCTGAAACCACCCGCGAGATTGCCGCCGGCAACCTCACCGTGAGTGTCCGTGCCCTGTCGGAGAAGGATGTCGTCGGCAATGCCTTGGCCGATATGACTAAAAACCTCGGCGGCCTTATCGGCCAGGTTCAACGCTCTGGCATCCAGGTGAACACTTCCGTCGCCGAGATCGCTGCCACGGCCAAGCAACAACAGGCCACCGCCACCGAGATCGCCGGTACAACCGCTGAGATCGGTGCTACATCCCGCCAGATCTCCGCCACCAGCCAGGAATTGGTGAAGACGATGAACGAAGTCGCGGGTGTCGCCGTTGAGACCACTCAACTCGCTGGTGCCGGTCGTCAGAGCCTGAACCGCATGGAAGTCACCATGGGGCAGCTCGTCGAAGCCGCTGGAACCATCAACAGCCGCCTCGCTGTGTTGAACGAAAAAGCGGGCAACATCAATCAGGTCGTTACTACGATCAACAAGGTCGCCGATCAAACGAACCTGCTCTCTCTAAACGCTGCCATCGAAGCTGAAAAGGCTGGTGAATACGGCCGCGGCTTCGCCGTGGTCGCGACCGAGATCCGCCGTCTCGCCGATCAAACCGCCGTTGCTACCTATGACATCGAGCAGATGGTAAAGGAGATGCAGACCGCGGTGAGCGCGGGCGTGATGAGCATGGATAAATTCTCTGAGGAAGTCCGGCGTGGCGTGGATGAAGTCGGCAAGGTTGGCAAGCAACTCGCTCAGATCATCGAGCAGGTACAGGCACTCGCGCCGCGGTTCGACTCTGTGAATGACGGCATGCAGACTCAATCCACCGGCGCACAACAGATCAGCGAAGCGCTCACGCAACTCAGCGATGCCGTGCAACAAACTGCCGAGTCCCTGCGTCAATCGAATGCCGCTATCGAACAGTTGAACGATGCCGCCTCCGGCCTGCGCACGAGCGTGACGCGGTTCAAGGTGTTAAGCTAG
- a CDS encoding chemotaxis protein CheW — MLLLCFEVEGDAYGLPARAIKQVLPLVRLKRLPGAPAAVAGLLNYRTQVIPVLDVRQMLAGQPSVFRLSTRVLIVECAAAVGSNGLLGLIVERATHTLSVEDSKFDPAPVHVADSPYLGPVAQVDGRLLQRVEPDALLTPEIVAALTQAATVESA, encoded by the coding sequence ATGCTACTGCTTTGTTTTGAAGTCGAAGGTGATGCTTATGGCCTGCCTGCACGGGCCATCAAGCAAGTGCTGCCCTTGGTCCGCCTCAAGCGCCTGCCCGGCGCGCCTGCTGCAGTGGCCGGTCTGCTAAATTATCGCACGCAAGTCATCCCGGTCCTAGATGTGCGCCAGATGCTCGCCGGTCAACCCAGCGTCTTCCGCCTCAGCACCCGCGTGCTCATCGTGGAATGTGCTGCGGCTGTCGGCAGCAATGGTTTGCTCGGCCTCATCGTTGAGCGCGCCACGCACACCTTGTCTGTAGAAGATTCCAAGTTTGATCCCGCACCCGTCCATGTGGCGGACAGTCCGTATCTCGGACCCGTCGCCCAGGTCGATGGCCGGTTGCTGCAACGCGTCGAGCCCGATGCCTTGCTCACCCCCGAGATTGTCGCCGCTTTAACGCAAGCGGCAACCGTTGAAAGCGCATGA
- a CDS encoding CheR family methyltransferase, whose translation MNLEAFSAILQRSSGLQLDTVGRQGVQNAIEERCRRLGLEKPEDYLQMLEQDGEERQRLVEVAVIPETWFWRDPKAFEALSKMAVERIAQKPNLPVRVLSIPCSTGEEAYTIVAALTEAGLTAEQFVVDAVDISRNSLLAAQAALYRAYSFRNVPEVFHEKYFKREGDCWRLTAEWRQAVRFRQGNLLTMENFIGTAPYDFIFCRNLLIYFSREDQARALKNLTSLLQPEGVFFAGPGEGGVMMSSGFHPLRMSHAFAFRRMSAAEARNRALADGAPVPASPQKPAPSLVKARAAQTTRLRQEVKNPPARPTASPHPSPEKAAPATVEPILEQVRKMADTGDATGAEEKLRAMLAGGSNDPDAFYLMGLLQDVRGDAVGAITSYRKVLYLAPDHHEAMTHLALLLESRGDHAEAERLHGRAARIQKKTGARSATRVNA comes from the coding sequence ATGAACCTCGAAGCTTTCTCCGCCATTCTCCAACGCAGCAGCGGGCTTCAGCTCGATACGGTGGGCCGCCAAGGCGTGCAGAACGCGATCGAGGAACGCTGCCGCCGTCTGGGTTTGGAGAAGCCGGAAGACTATTTGCAGATGCTGGAGCAGGATGGCGAAGAGCGCCAGCGGTTGGTGGAAGTCGCCGTCATTCCCGAGACATGGTTCTGGCGCGATCCTAAAGCCTTTGAAGCACTCTCCAAAATGGCTGTCGAACGCATTGCGCAGAAACCTAATCTGCCAGTTCGTGTGTTGAGCATCCCGTGCTCCACTGGTGAAGAGGCTTACACGATTGTCGCCGCATTGACAGAAGCGGGACTCACAGCGGAACAGTTCGTTGTCGATGCCGTGGACATCAGCCGCAACTCGCTGCTCGCCGCGCAAGCCGCTCTCTATCGCGCCTATTCCTTCCGCAATGTGCCGGAAGTGTTTCACGAAAAATATTTCAAGCGGGAAGGGGACTGTTGGCGCCTCACCGCTGAATGGCGTCAGGCCGTGCGTTTCCGTCAGGGCAACTTGCTGACCATGGAAAATTTCATAGGCACTGCGCCCTATGATTTCATTTTCTGCCGCAATCTGTTGATCTATTTTTCGCGCGAAGATCAGGCGCGTGCCCTGAAAAACCTCACCTCGCTGCTGCAACCGGAAGGCGTGTTCTTCGCCGGACCGGGTGAAGGCGGGGTGATGATGAGTTCCGGCTTTCATCCCTTGCGCATGTCGCATGCCTTCGCCTTCCGCCGCATGTCCGCTGCGGAAGCTCGTAATAGAGCATTAGCCGATGGCGCTCCAGTCCCTGCATCTCCCCAAAAGCCTGCTCCCTCATTGGTGAAAGCCCGCGCAGCGCAGACGACGAGATTGCGACAGGAAGTCAAAAATCCCCCAGCACGTCCGACGGCCTCTCCGCATCCGTCACCAGAGAAAGCAGCTCCCGCGACGGTCGAACCCATTTTGGAGCAAGTCCGAAAAATGGCGGATACCGGAGATGCTACGGGTGCGGAAGAAAAACTTCGCGCCATGCTCGCTGGCGGAAGCAATGACCCTGATGCGTTTTATCTGATGGGCCTGCTGCAGGATGTCCGTGGTGATGCCGTTGGTGCCATCACGAGCTATCGCAAAGTGCTCTATCTCGCGCCGGATCATCATGAGGCCATGACGCATCTTGCGCTCCTCCTCGAATCCCGGGGTGATCATGCGGAAGCTGAACGACTGCATGGTCGTGCCGCGCGTATCCAGAAGAAAACCGGAGCCCGCTCCGCAACCAGGGTTAACGCGTGA
- a CDS encoding response regulator, with amino-acid sequence MSVNTDFQTMVLLVDDQAMVGEAIRRSLAGEPDINYHYCSNPHDALQVALQIKPTVILLDLIMPGMSGLDLVRIFRQEPRTKSIPIIVLSTREEPATKSEAFAAGASDYLVKLPDRVELIARVRHHTRGYVSQLQRDDAYRALRESQQQLVDSNTALISLNQKLEQATQAKSEFLANMSHEIRTPMNGVIGMTALLGDTELTLDQRDFVDTIRSSAESLLTIINDILDFSKIESGLLEIEQHPFEIRTCIEEAMDLVAQKAAEKHIDLACLIEPSVPLQIAGDVTRLRQVLVNLLSNAVKFTPKGEVIVRVQERGPLIHFSVQDSGIGIPVDKQDRLFKSFSQVDGSTTRQYGGTGLGLAICKRLTELMGGEIWVESVEGKGATFHFLIRAQSIDSHGAGLTRPGQILAGKRMLLIEDHASSRLAVFQAVHGWGMHLSEASTENDALIALGQSPRPDVILIDRELPGTTAESVIRRIRSLPGGQPLPIVLLAAKRLSPADKSLADLGVQLSVSKPLKRSNLLDVLTRALASNETLRKATGAGEIDNSLGSLMPMRILLADDNVVNLKVGQSYLQRMGYRPELANNGQEVLHALEQHPFDIIILDVQMPVMNGYDAAREIRSRYGDDIRPRIIAVTGNAMSGDREKCIEAGMDDYIAKPIRPKELEAALRRWGKRSS; translated from the coding sequence ATGAGCGTCAACACGGACTTTCAGACCATGGTCTTGCTGGTCGATGACCAGGCCATGGTGGGTGAGGCGATCCGCCGCAGTCTCGCCGGCGAGCCAGACATCAATTACCATTACTGCTCCAATCCGCACGACGCTCTCCAAGTAGCCCTGCAGATCAAACCCACCGTCATCCTGCTCGACCTCATCATGCCTGGCATGAGCGGATTGGACCTCGTCAGGATTTTCCGTCAGGAACCACGCACGAAGTCGATCCCCATCATCGTTCTCTCCACGCGTGAAGAACCGGCTACGAAGAGTGAAGCGTTTGCCGCAGGGGCCAGCGATTATCTTGTGAAGCTCCCCGACCGTGTCGAACTCATCGCGCGTGTCCGTCATCACACGCGTGGTTATGTGAGCCAGTTGCAGCGTGATGATGCGTATCGCGCCTTGCGTGAGAGCCAGCAACAGCTCGTGGACAGCAACACGGCTCTTATTTCTCTGAACCAGAAACTGGAGCAAGCCACACAAGCGAAGTCCGAGTTCCTCGCGAACATGAGCCATGAGATCCGCACGCCGATGAACGGTGTGATCGGCATGACCGCCTTGCTGGGGGATACGGAGCTGACGCTGGATCAGCGCGACTTCGTGGATACCATCCGCAGCAGCGCGGAATCCTTGCTCACAATCATCAATGACATCCTCGATTTCTCGAAGATCGAGTCCGGATTGCTGGAGATCGAGCAACATCCGTTCGAGATCCGCACGTGCATCGAGGAGGCGATGGACCTCGTGGCGCAGAAAGCGGCGGAAAAGCACATCGATCTCGCCTGCCTCATTGAGCCGTCGGTTCCCTTGCAGATAGCGGGAGACGTGACGCGCTTGCGCCAAGTGCTGGTCAATCTGCTGAGTAACGCAGTAAAGTTCACCCCCAAGGGTGAAGTGATCGTACGCGTGCAAGAACGTGGCCCCCTCATCCACTTTTCCGTGCAGGATTCAGGCATAGGCATCCCGGTGGACAAGCAGGACCGCCTGTTTAAATCGTTCAGCCAGGTGGATGGTTCCACGACGCGCCAATATGGTGGAACAGGTTTGGGACTGGCCATCTGCAAACGGCTTACCGAACTCATGGGCGGTGAGATCTGGGTGGAAAGCGTGGAAGGCAAAGGAGCCACATTTCATTTCTTGATCCGCGCCCAAAGTATCGACAGCCACGGAGCAGGGCTGACCCGCCCCGGCCAGATATTGGCAGGCAAACGCATGTTGCTGATTGAGGACCATGCATCATCACGGCTCGCTGTGTTTCAAGCCGTTCACGGCTGGGGCATGCATCTCAGCGAAGCCTCGACTGAGAATGACGCACTCATCGCGCTCGGCCAGTCCCCTCGACCGGATGTGATCTTGATAGACCGGGAGTTGCCCGGAACCACCGCTGAAAGCGTGATCCGCCGTATCCGTTCGCTGCCCGGCGGTCAGCCACTGCCGATCGTTCTCCTGGCGGCGAAACGCCTCAGCCCGGCGGACAAATCGCTTGCCGATCTGGGGGTGCAACTCAGCGTTTCCAAGCCATTGAAGCGTTCGAACTTGCTGGACGTGTTAACACGGGCCTTGGCCAGCAATGAAACGCTCCGGAAAGCGACCGGAGCTGGTGAGATAGACAATAGTTTGGGCAGCCTGATGCCCATGCGCATTCTCCTGGCAGATGACAATGTGGTGAACCTCAAAGTGGGCCAATCTTATCTCCAGCGGATGGGGTATCGTCCGGAACTGGCCAACAATGGCCAGGAAGTCCTCCACGCCTTGGAACAGCATCCCTTTGATATCATCATCTTGGATGTCCAGATGCCAGTGATGAACGGCTACGATGCGGCCCGAGAAATCCGCAGCCGCTATGGTGATGACATCCGTCCGCGTATCATCGCGGTGACGGGTAACGCGATGTCCGGCGACCGCGAGAAGTGTATTGAAGCGGGAATGGATGATTACATCGCCAAGCCCATCCGCCCGAAGGAGCTTGAAGCAGCGTTACGCCGCTGGGGCAAGAGATCCAGCTAA